The following are encoded in a window of Brevibacillus sp. DP1.3A genomic DNA:
- a CDS encoding YjcG family protein gives MMYSIVIFPSSKVQEVANSYRKRYDPGYALVPPYIRLKEAFELDEAKLSELVSHLEQVASSTDSFSAHFHRVSSFHPTTNVIYLAVQNKEPFNELHQKIANQCVNEKETYAYVPHLTIGRDLSDDELRDVTGQLSMAKIDLNSEIDRFHLIYQLEDGIWSVYQTFLLKK, from the coding sequence ATGATGTACAGTATCGTAATATTCCCATCTAGCAAGGTGCAAGAAGTAGCCAACTCTTACCGGAAACGTTATGACCCGGGCTATGCTTTGGTTCCTCCGTATATCCGTTTGAAGGAAGCCTTTGAGCTGGACGAAGCCAAGTTGTCTGAGCTGGTGAGCCATCTGGAGCAGGTTGCCTCCTCTACCGACAGCTTTTCGGCTCATTTCCATCGAGTATCTTCTTTCCACCCTACCACCAACGTGATCTATTTGGCTGTGCAAAACAAAGAACCATTTAACGAGCTGCATCAAAAGATTGCTAATCAGTGTGTGAATGAAAAAGAAACCTACGCATACGTACCGCATCTGACCATCGGGCGCGACCTGTCCGACGATGAGCTGCGAGATGTAACCGGCCAACTGAGCATGGCAAAAATTGACCTGAACAGCGAGATCGATCGCTTCCACTTGATTTATCAGCTCGAGGATGGCATCTGGAGCGTTTACCAGACTTTCCTTCTCAAAAAATAA
- a CDS encoding DUF3995 domain-containing protein encodes MTHVFPISSAIFLVIVSLLHFYWAFGGKWGTDSVIPTTADHSRRTFSPGKGGTIVVACLLAFAGYILLAQSGYLSPVIAPSLIQWGCMICAAVFVLRAVGDFNYIGFFKKVKNTKFARQDTALFSPLCLWLGISFLLALF; translated from the coding sequence ATGACGCATGTTTTCCCTATCTCATCTGCTATCTTCTTAGTTATCGTGTCCTTGCTGCATTTTTATTGGGCCTTCGGAGGAAAATGGGGGACCGATTCCGTCATCCCCACAACAGCCGATCATTCACGCCGAACTTTTTCCCCTGGGAAAGGCGGAACGATCGTCGTTGCCTGCTTATTGGCTTTTGCCGGTTACATTTTGCTCGCCCAGAGCGGTTATCTCTCGCCCGTAATAGCCCCTTCTTTGATTCAATGGGGATGCATGATCTGTGCAGCTGTATTTGTCCTGCGCGCTGTAGGAGACTTCAACTACATTGGCTTTTTTAAAAAAGTAAAAAATACGAAGTTTGCCCGTCAAGATACAGCATTGTTCAGCCCTCTATGCTTGTGGTTAGGAATATCCTTTCTGCTCGCATTGTTTTAA
- a CDS encoding phosphatidylglycerophosphatase A produces MKKQVHSIEVRNAALARLAERGVTLDDIAEIVYLMQSPYHPDLTMAQCIESVKAVLEKREMQHAILVGVELDTLAEKGLLSEPLQSIIASDEGLFGCDETLALGSVFGYGSIAVTTFGHLDKHKVGVIKRLDTKSAEGRVHTFLDDLVASVAANASSRMAHRMRDEQEAELARSEALKQQEAELRVEEKGKGTEQAG; encoded by the coding sequence ATGAAGAAGCAAGTACACAGCATCGAAGTCAGAAACGCTGCTCTCGCACGTTTGGCAGAACGCGGAGTGACGTTGGATGATATCGCAGAGATCGTCTATCTCATGCAGTCGCCCTACCATCCAGATCTCACGATGGCACAGTGCATTGAGAGCGTGAAAGCGGTCTTGGAAAAAAGGGAAATGCAGCACGCCATCCTGGTTGGCGTTGAGTTGGATACGTTAGCAGAGAAGGGCCTCTTGTCCGAGCCGCTCCAATCCATCATCGCGTCAGATGAAGGACTATTCGGATGCGACGAAACATTGGCACTAGGCTCCGTGTTTGGATATGGAAGTATCGCTGTGACCACTTTTGGACATTTGGATAAGCACAAGGTCGGAGTGATTAAAAGGCTGGATACCAAGTCGGCAGAGGGACGCGTTCACACATTTTTGGACGACCTCGTGGCGAGTGTGGCAGCCAATGCATCTAGCCGCATGGCCCATCGGATGAGAGATGAGCAGGAGGCAGAATTGGCACGAAGTGAGGCGTTGAAGCAACAGGAAGCCGAGCTGCGTGTCGAGGAGAAAGGGAAAGGGACGGAGCAGGCGGGGTAG
- a CDS encoding PHP domain-containing protein: protein MQLMADLHTHTKASDGTCEPAENVRLAKEAGLAALAITDHDTVAGIPEAMEAARALDVEIIPGVEVSSVGKGQDIHVLGYFVPYEDPAFEERLFRLRETRHERNQLLIARLQELGIDISLEKVYRRKQGTDKNIGRPHIAEELIELGVVSTIEEAFDKYLGKGGAAYVNPPRITPQEAITLIKEAGGVAVLAHPGLYDDDELVQELIIFGLDGIEVNHPDNDEVQKMRYSKWAAQHGLVVTGGSDFHGWRGEEPFHAMLGSHTAAMDAVEQLRAIAAKRKV from the coding sequence ATGCAACTTATGGCAGATTTGCATACACATACAAAAGCGTCAGACGGTACCTGCGAGCCTGCGGAAAACGTACGTTTGGCGAAGGAGGCGGGACTTGCTGCACTGGCAATCACGGATCACGACACGGTAGCAGGGATTCCAGAAGCAATGGAGGCTGCCCGCGCACTCGACGTGGAAATCATTCCGGGAGTCGAAGTGAGCTCCGTAGGGAAGGGGCAGGATATTCACGTTCTTGGCTATTTTGTCCCGTATGAAGACCCAGCTTTTGAAGAGCGTCTCTTCCGTTTGCGAGAGACAAGGCATGAGCGTAACCAACTATTAATAGCACGGCTACAGGAGCTCGGTATCGACATTTCATTGGAAAAGGTATACCGCCGCAAGCAGGGCACGGACAAAAACATCGGGCGACCACATATTGCTGAAGAACTGATAGAGCTGGGGGTCGTTTCTACGATTGAGGAAGCCTTCGATAAGTACTTGGGCAAAGGGGGAGCGGCTTATGTCAATCCTCCACGCATTACCCCGCAGGAAGCAATCACGCTGATCAAAGAGGCTGGCGGAGTGGCGGTGCTGGCTCATCCGGGTCTGTATGACGATGATGAGCTGGTCCAGGAGTTGATTATATTCGGATTGGACGGGATTGAAGTCAATCACCCGGATAACGATGAGGTCCAAAAAATGCGCTACAGCAAGTGGGCAGCACAACACGGGCTTGTTGTAACGGGCGGTTCTGATTTCCATGGCTGGCGTGGAGAGGAGCCGTTTCATGCGATGCTTGGCTCTCATACCGCAGCGATGGATGCTGTTGAACAGCTACGTGCGATTGCGGCGAAGCGGAAGGTATAA
- a CDS encoding TetR/AcrR family transcriptional regulator — protein MQYVREDWIRAGLDMLAEAGIDTVRVEPLARKLKISKGSFYHHFSDRQALLDSMVDYWEEHATERIIRAPHSDNMSLEQLLLSVFSSERKIEAAIYNWAKQHPALSKRLVEIEKRRIGFVASLYEKKGLAPTDAKTRAQLAYLLYIGWLVRRELEAPFDMSAPLHHFMTWI, from the coding sequence ATGCAATACGTACGTGAAGATTGGATTCGGGCAGGGCTCGATATGTTGGCTGAAGCAGGTATTGACACTGTCCGTGTGGAACCTCTCGCCAGAAAACTGAAGATCAGCAAAGGGAGCTTTTATCATCACTTTTCAGATCGTCAAGCGTTACTGGACTCCATGGTCGATTATTGGGAGGAGCATGCGACCGAGCGGATCATTCGAGCGCCACACTCGGACAACATGTCGTTGGAACAGCTGTTGTTGAGCGTTTTTAGCAGCGAGCGAAAAATCGAAGCCGCTATCTACAACTGGGCGAAGCAACATCCTGCCCTTTCCAAACGTCTCGTGGAAATCGAGAAGCGCAGGATCGGCTTCGTTGCCTCTTTGTATGAGAAAAAAGGGCTGGCTCCCACTGATGCAAAGACACGTGCTCAGCTCGCGTACCTCCTCTATATTGGTTGGCTCGTGCGCAGAGAGCTGGAAGCGCCTTTTGATATGTCCGCACCCTTGCATCATTTTATGACTTGGATTTGA
- a CDS encoding YitT family protein — protein sequence MYWLQKSVAILTGSVLLGIGVNLFLVPHRLMDGGMIGIGLLATYYMQMPPGLVMIFVSIPVYFIVFFYDRRLFFHSFHGMLISAFFIDILSDMRGWNLWSTSFSAVTGGVLIGIGIGLMLAYETNTGGTDLLAQFLARRYKLRVALLIFLIDGLIVLCSIQTIGMERMIFSLLTIVAVAATTHMFSGLGRPLPPYTIIGPLFSHKMEGRSSRLQVNTNTRYRNRKGKAIFWRK from the coding sequence GTGTACTGGCTGCAAAAAAGTGTAGCGATTCTCACAGGAAGCGTGCTTCTTGGCATAGGAGTCAATCTGTTTTTGGTTCCGCATCGCCTGATGGACGGGGGCATGATCGGGATCGGTTTGTTGGCGACGTATTACATGCAGATGCCGCCAGGTCTCGTGATGATTTTTGTTAGTATCCCTGTGTATTTCATCGTCTTTTTTTATGATCGCAGATTGTTTTTTCACAGCTTTCACGGCATGCTGATTTCTGCCTTCTTTATAGACATTCTCTCGGATATGCGTGGTTGGAATCTATGGTCAACATCCTTTTCAGCAGTAACTGGCGGCGTGTTAATCGGAATAGGTATCGGCTTGATGCTTGCCTACGAGACGAATACGGGTGGGACAGACCTACTCGCGCAATTTCTTGCCAGGCGATACAAGCTGCGCGTTGCTTTGCTGATCTTTCTAATTGATGGGTTGATCGTACTCTGCTCGATTCAAACGATCGGGATGGAGAGAATGATATTCTCTTTGCTGACAATCGTTGCCGTTGCGGCGACTACGCATATGTTCAGTGGACTCGGACGACCTCTGCCACCGTATACGATCATTGGCCCGCTTTTTTCTCATAAAATGGAGGGTCGCTCGTCGCGGCTCCAGGTAAACACGAACACGAGATATAGGAACAGGAAGGGGAAGGCGATATTTTGGAGAAAATAA
- a CDS encoding GNAT family N-acetyltransferase encodes MNLQTYQIQKVTTEQELADALSVRRVVFIEEQEVPEELEIDEHDTLDGGTIHFVAYRDGKPVGASRIRTYAPGVGKIERVAVAKTERGTGLGRQIMLAMEELAKQHEYDSLKLNAQTHAQRFYEKLGYEPFGDLFDDAGIEHIAMVKSFRE; translated from the coding sequence ATGAACCTGCAAACCTACCAGATCCAAAAAGTCACCACTGAACAAGAATTGGCGGATGCCCTGTCTGTACGCCGAGTCGTTTTCATCGAGGAACAGGAAGTACCGGAAGAGTTGGAAATAGATGAGCATGACACACTGGATGGTGGGACGATTCATTTTGTGGCCTACCGCGATGGAAAGCCAGTGGGCGCGAGCCGTATCCGTACCTACGCACCTGGCGTGGGAAAAATTGAACGGGTGGCGGTTGCTAAAACAGAACGCGGTACCGGGCTAGGCCGCCAAATCATGCTCGCTATGGAAGAGCTAGCCAAACAGCACGAGTATGACAGCTTGAAGCTGAACGCACAGACGCACGCCCAACGGTTTTATGAAAAGCTCGGCTATGAACCTTTTGGCGACTTATTCGACGATGCGGGTATCGAGCATATTGCGATGGTAAAATCCTTTCGCGAATAA
- a CDS encoding helix-turn-helix transcriptional regulator, with protein MFGLRKKRSKLGKRLDKRGFTQQWLSKESGVNNTTVSRLASDNEYLATMKTAQRILNALRRVDKNAKQDDFWTM; from the coding sequence GTGTTTGGATTAAGAAAGAAAAGATCGAAGTTAGGAAAGCGGCTAGATAAGAGAGGATTTACCCAACAGTGGCTAAGCAAAGAATCGGGGGTAAACAATACTACTGTTTCGCGTCTAGCATCAGATAATGAATATCTAGCGACTATGAAAACTGCTCAACGAATACTGAATGCACTTAGAAGGGTAGACAAAAATGCGAAACAGGATGATTTCTGGACCATGTAG
- a CDS encoding putative holin-like toxin, with the protein MPVEVRDALTLMIGFGMLIIALLGLGESIVTAINQNKRK; encoded by the coding sequence ATGCCTGTGGAGGTTAGAGATGCTTTGACGCTTATGATTGGTTTCGGCATGCTGATTATCGCATTGCTGGGACTGGGTGAATCTATCGTCACTGCCATCAACCAAAACAAACGTAAATAA
- a CDS encoding esterase family protein, which translates to MALEEIVLKSRHLGTPEKLVVYTPQRYSPLYSYPVLYVQDGEDYLAMGRMATLLDQLNQDKELPDIIAVFLPVEKSKRHDRYHPDGKEHMAYRRFLAEEVVSYVDTHYSTHPLGNARTLLGESLGGVVSLFTALNYPHTFGQVACQSIAMDAKLNRLVADADFSVPQTIYLEIGTKETAVSTGRGTLNLLAANEELREILGTKKVTLVYETFEGDHTWGYWQRNLPRMLKTLYG; encoded by the coding sequence GTGGCCCTTGAGGAAATCGTCTTGAAAAGCCGGCATTTGGGGACGCCGGAAAAGCTGGTTGTCTACACACCCCAACGCTACTCGCCACTCTACTCGTATCCCGTCCTCTACGTACAGGATGGAGAAGATTACTTGGCAATGGGCAGGATGGCTACTTTGTTGGATCAATTGAACCAGGACAAAGAACTGCCTGATATCATCGCTGTCTTTCTCCCTGTCGAGAAAAGCAAACGGCATGACCGTTATCATCCGGATGGCAAAGAGCACATGGCCTACCGACGCTTCCTCGCCGAAGAAGTCGTGAGCTATGTCGATACGCATTACTCCACACATCCTTTAGGGAACGCACGAACACTTCTTGGCGAATCTTTGGGCGGGGTTGTCTCTCTGTTCACTGCTCTTAACTATCCACATACGTTTGGACAAGTTGCCTGCCAGTCGATTGCCATGGACGCAAAGCTAAATCGTCTGGTAGCTGACGCTGACTTTTCCGTACCGCAGACCATTTATTTGGAAATTGGGACAAAGGAAACGGCAGTAAGCACGGGGCGTGGCACTTTGAATCTTCTAGCGGCGAATGAAGAACTGCGCGAGATTTTGGGCACGAAAAAAGTCACCCTCGTTTATGAAACGTTTGAGGGTGACCATACGTGGGGCTACTGGCAGCGCAATCTACCGCGTATGCTCAAGACGCTTTACGGGTAA
- a CDS encoding MBL fold metallo-hydrolase, with product MSGQAFQMITEHVGYFPGHVNIGLVIGEHGAILIDSGLDTQNAKKIKKGLDAIAQPLCAIIQTHSHADHFGGNAYLLGCWPEARVYAPPLEEAIIRNPILEPIYLNMGAAPLEDLKNKFLLAQPSRVDHHLPLDEGIEIAGVPFYILSLPGHSWQQVGVVCDEICFAADSYLGEEVLEKHKLPFLVDAHETLLSLHKLLATNYKGYLPGHGAYTTTSHDAVNKNIAWHERIFSVICNILVEERTPEEALTLLCERLHISIENASSYVLFRTAFMGYLVGLQKTKRVAYRFEHNRWLWRTVQDGAEGADR from the coding sequence TTGTCTGGACAAGCATTTCAAATGATAACGGAGCATGTTGGATATTTTCCCGGTCATGTTAACATAGGCCTTGTTATTGGTGAGCATGGAGCGATCTTGATTGATTCAGGTCTGGATACCCAGAACGCAAAAAAAATCAAGAAAGGACTGGACGCTATCGCCCAGCCCTTGTGTGCAATCATTCAAACACACTCTCATGCCGACCATTTCGGTGGCAACGCCTACTTGCTCGGATGCTGGCCCGAAGCAAGGGTCTATGCGCCACCGCTGGAAGAGGCGATCATTCGGAATCCGATACTTGAGCCTATTTACTTGAACATGGGTGCAGCACCACTTGAGGATCTCAAAAACAAGTTTTTGTTGGCGCAACCTTCTCGGGTGGACCACCACCTTCCACTAGATGAAGGGATCGAAATTGCTGGCGTACCTTTCTATATCCTTTCTCTGCCGGGGCATAGCTGGCAACAGGTTGGCGTCGTCTGTGACGAGATTTGCTTCGCTGCCGACAGTTATTTAGGCGAAGAGGTTTTGGAAAAGCACAAGCTGCCGTTTCTTGTGGATGCGCATGAGACCCTACTCAGTCTTCATAAGCTGCTTGCAACCAACTACAAGGGATACTTGCCTGGGCACGGAGCATATACCACCACCTCTCATGATGCCGTGAACAAAAATATTGCTTGGCATGAGCGGATTTTCTCGGTGATCTGCAACATTTTAGTAGAGGAGAGGACACCAGAAGAAGCGTTAACTCTCCTGTGTGAGCGTTTACACATTTCCATAGAAAATGCTTCGAGCTACGTCCTGTTTCGGACGGCGTTTATGGGTTACTTGGTCGGGCTGCAGAAAACAAAGAGGGTGGCATACCGGTTTGAACATAATCGGTGGTTGTGGAGAACCGTTCAGGATGGAGCGGAGGGAGCAGACAGGTAA